One window of Cryptobacterium curtum DSM 15641 genomic DNA carries:
- a CDS encoding DNA-directed RNA polymerase subunit omega, with translation MSLIEPKIDQLLEETDNDRFLLCAIASRRAHDINDMLRGQRDRAIQLQTAVEIARASNKKPLSIAFDEISKGEVSWDPATIDAQAH, from the coding sequence ATGAGTCTTATCGAACCAAAGATCGATCAGCTTCTTGAAGAAACCGATAACGACCGGTTCCTTCTTTGTGCGATTGCTTCGCGTCGGGCGCATGATATTAACGACATGCTGCGCGGTCAGCGCGATCGTGCTATTCAGCTGCAGACTGCTGTTGAAATTGCGCGCGCTTCAAACAAGAAGCCGCTCTCTATTGCGTTTGACGAAATATCCAAGGGGGAAGTCTCCTGGGATCCTGCAACCATTGATGCGCAGGCGCACTAG
- the gmk gene encoding guanylate kinase, giving the protein MSRTGNLFVISGPSGAGKGTLVKRVLDRVPDAWVSISATTRAPRAGEVDGVSYFFLSDDQFDDLIAQDGFLEWASVHTARYGTPRASVEERLAAGVQVILEIDVQGAFQVKRYMPECHLVFIAPPSMEELRARLEGRGSETPEAIAERMATAEVELAQKKKYDYTVVNDNLDEATDQLVAYIESLAERE; this is encoded by the coding sequence GTGTCGCGAACTGGCAACCTGTTCGTTATCTCAGGTCCATCGGGCGCGGGTAAGGGCACACTCGTAAAGCGTGTCCTTGACCGCGTCCCCGATGCATGGGTTTCCATTTCAGCTACAACCCGTGCCCCTCGTGCCGGGGAAGTTGATGGTGTCTCATATTTCTTTCTTTCTGACGATCAATTCGACGATCTTATTGCGCAAGATGGCTTCCTTGAATGGGCTTCGGTGCACACCGCGCGATATGGTACGCCTCGCGCAAGCGTAGAAGAGCGCTTAGCTGCGGGTGTTCAAGTTATTCTTGAAATAGATGTACAAGGTGCTTTTCAGGTTAAACGCTATATGCCAGAGTGCCATCTGGTTTTTATAGCTCCTCCAAGTATGGAAGAGCTGCGTGCGCGCCTCGAAGGTCGGGGAAGTGAAACTCCTGAAGCGATCGCTGAACGCATGGCGACAGCGGAAGTGGAACTTGCGCAGAAAAAGAAGTATGATTACACGGTTGTTAATGACAACCTTGATGAAGCGACCGACCAGCTGGTCGCTTATATCGAATCGCTGGCGGAACGAGAATAA